CGGACACAAATAGCGAGCAAGGCTCCGGCGCTGACCGGGGTCTTTCGTTTCGGGAGGCGGGGATGGGTATCACCGGCGTGCTGCTCGACATCGACGGCACCTTGGTCGACAGCAACGACGCTCACGCCCACGCCTGGATGAAGGCTTTGGCCGAGGCGGGTGTGAGGGCCGAGTTCGCCACCGTCCGGCGGTTGATCGGCAAGGGCGGGGACAAACTGCTGCCCGAAGTTTCCGGGATCGACGCCGAATCCGAGAAGGGCAAAGCGATCAGCAAGCGGCGGGGCGAGATCTTCCAGACTGAGTACCTGCCGAAACTGAAGCCGACCCCCGGTGCGAGGGAGCTGCTCGCGCGGATGAAGAAGGCCGGGTTGGAACTCGCGGTCGCCAGTTCGGCGAAAGAGGACGAACTCAAAGCTCTGCTGAAAGTGTGCGGGGCGGACGAGTACATCGAAGCGGCCACATCTTCCGACGACGCGGAGAACTCGAAGCCCGACCCGGACATCGTCCACGCCGCGCTCGAAGAACTCGGTCACCCGAAGGAAAAGGTCATCTTGCTGGGCGACACTCCTTACGACGTCGAAGCGTCCCTCAAGGCGGGCATTCGCGTGGTCGCGCTCCGCTGCGGTGGCTGGGGTGATGCCGACCTGAAGGGCGCTGTCGCGATCTACGACGACCCTGCCGACCTGCTCGCACGATTCGATGATTCTCCGTTCGGAGGGGACAAGTAATGGGAGACCAGAAAGTCGTGCTCGTCACCGGTGCCACGTCGGGCATTGGAAAGGCCACGGCCGAACTACTCGCCGCCAAGGGTTACCGGGTGTTCGGCACCAGCCGCGACCCACAAGGGAAGACTGGCAACGGGCACGAGCTGCTGCAACTGGACGTCACATCCGACGAATCGGTCGCGGCGTGCGTGAAAGCTGTCGCGGAGCGCACTGGCGGACGGATCGACGTGCTCCACAATAACGCCGGCACGGGGATCATCGGGGCGGCCGAGGAGATCACGCCCGAAGAGGGGATGCGGCTGTTTCAGATCAACTTCTTCGGCATCATGCGGATGACCAACACGGTGCTCCCGTTCATGCGCGAGCGGAAAGCAGGCACGGTCATCAACATGAGCTCGTCGGGCGGCGTTGCAGCGCTCCCGTTCGCCGCTTTGTACTGCGCCACCAAATTCGCGCTCGAAGGGTACACAGAAGCCATTCGCCACGAACTCCGACCGTTCAACGTCGCCGCTGTGATCGTCGCACCCGGTCCGGTGAGCACCCCTGCGGGCGAGAAGGCGATGCGGGCGGAGAAGCACATCCCCGAGTACGCCGACCGCCGGAAGAAGGCCGACGAGTTGTCCCTGAAGGGCATCCGCGGCGGCATGGACCCGAAGAAGGTGGCGGAGACCATCCTGAAGGTCGTAAAGGCGGACTGGCCGTCGCCCCGGTACACGATCGGCATGCAGTCGCGGGCGACGAACCTGGCTCACGGCCTGCTCCCGCCGAGTACGTTCGAGGCCGCCGTCCGCTGGGGCGTCGGCCTCGGCTAATAGGAGCACACAATGGCGACGAATCGAATCCTCACCATCGTCACGAACGTCGGTGAGTACGAGAAGGTCGGGTACCGCACCGGGCTGTGGCTGGGTGAACTCACGCACTTCATGGACGTCGTCGAGCCGTCCGGTTTCCAGTGCGACATCGCAAGCCCGAAGGGCGGTTACGTGCCGATCGACCCGGAGAGCCTGATGCTCCAAGAACTCGGCCACGCCATCTGTTTGGGTGGTGCTGTCCACAAGCGGTACGAGGACCGGGCGTTCATGGACCGGCTGAAGGACACGATGAAGGTCGCGGACGCAGACGCGTCGAAGTACGACGCCATTTACATGACCGGCGGCCACGGGGTGTGCTTCGACTTCCAGAACCCCGACCTTGCGAAGCTGACCGCCGCGTTCTGGGAAGCCGGGAAGATCGTCTCCGCCGTCTGCCACGGGCCGGCCGGGTTGCTGGAGGTGAAGGTCGGCAGCGAATACCTGGTGAAGGATAAGAATCTGACGGGGTTCTCCTGGACCGAAGAAGGGCTCGCCAAGCGGGAGAAGGCGGTGCCTTACAGCCTGGAAGACGAGTTGAAGAAGCGGGGCGCGAAGTACGGCAAGGCGACCCTGCCGTTCGTCAGTCACGTGGTCGAGGACGGGAGCCTGATCACGGGACAGAACCCGGTGAGCGCGGCTGCCGTGGGCGAAGCGGTCGCCAAGAAACTGAAGGCGTGAGGGCGGACATGTCGGGAAACAGCGAAAACCTGCGCGGCAGCGCGCCGGACAAGCACCCGGTGGCCCTGTTGCTCGTCGACGTCATCAACCCGCTCGACTTCCCCGAAGCGGACCAACTGCGCCCCCATGCGATCCCGGCGGCAAAGAAGCTGGCCGAGCTGAAGGGGCGGGCGCGGAAGGCGAAGGTGCCGGTCGTCTACGCGAACGACAACTTCGGGCGCTGGCGGTCGGACCTGAACGCAGTGGTCGAGCGGTGCCGGGAGCCGGGCTGCAAGGGGAGCGAGCTGGTCGAACTGCTCCGGCCCGAGAAGGACGACTACTTCGTGCTGAAGCCGAAGCACTCGGCGTTCTTTTCCACCACGCTCGACACGCTCCTGCGGTACCTGGGAACCCAGACGCTCGTGATCGGCGGGTTCGCCGCCGACATCTGTGTACTGTTCACCGCCAACGACGCATACATGCGCGACCTGCGAGTGGTTATCCCTTCGGACGGCGTGGCCTCGAACCAGGCCGCCGACCGCGATTCCGCCCTCGCGCTCATGGCACGCGTCCTCAAGGCCGACACGCCCCGCATGGCCGACATCGACTTCGCTTCACTGGCCACAGAGTAGTGCCCCGCTGGCCCACAACTTGCTCTCGCATACCTCGTGCGCGCACGCGCACATCAATCGCATTAACACCATAGATGGAAGGCCGATATGTCGCTGAATTCGCTTCACGACCTGTACGTGGAAGAGCTGAAGGACCTCTACAGCGCCGAGAACCAACTCCTGAAAGCACTGCCCCGGATGGCCAAGGCGGCGACCGCCCCGGAGCTCAAGGCGGCGTTCACCGAGCACCTCACGGTCACCCAGAAGCAGGTCGAGCGGCTCGACCAGATCTTCGAGGAACTGGGCGTCAGCCCGAAGGGGAAGAAGTGTAAGGCGATGGAGGGGCTGATCGAGGAGGGCAAGGAGATCATGCAGGAGGACGGTGAGGATTCGGTCATCGACGCAGCGCTGATCGCAGCGGCCCAGCGGGTCGAGCACTACGAGATGGCCGGGTACGGGTGCGTGCGGACCTTCGCCAACCTGCTCGGTTACGAGGACGCCGTGACGCTCCTGCAGGAGACGCTCGACGAGGAGGGCGAGGCGGACAAGAAGCTCACCGAACTCGCCGAGACCGTCATCAACGTCGAGGCCGAAGAAGCCGACGGTGAGGAAGGTGAGGAGGAGGAAGAAGGCGAAGTAGAAGCCGCTCCGAATGCCAAGAAGTCCCCACCCAAGAAGCCCGCGAAGAAGTGACCATCTTGACAATCCTGACCGGCCCGCGTCACCCGGCGCGGGTCCTTTCATTTCGAGGAGCATCATGAGCCAGCAGAACCAACCGAAGGGTCCGATGAAGCCGCAGTCCCAGCCGAAACCCGGCCTCGACTCGGCGATGGACCCGAAGCCGAAATATAAAGCACCGTTGTACAAGGGCGCGGATAAGCTGAAGGGCAAGGCCGCACTCATCACCGGCGGCGATTCCGGAATCGGGCGGTCGGTCGCCGTTCTGTTCGCCCGGGAAGGCGCGGATGTGGCGATCGTGTACCTGCCCGCCGAGCAATCGGATGCGGAAGAGACGAAGACGGCGGTGGAGGAAGAGGGCCGGAAGTGTCTACTCCTGCCCGGCGACGTTCAGGACGCCAAGTTCTGCCGGGACGCGGTCGAGAAGACGGTGGCGGAGTTCGGGCGGCTCGACGTTCTGGTTAACAACGCCGCCTACCAGGAGACGCAGGAGAAGCTAGAAGACATCTCCGACGAGCAGTTCGACACGACGTTCAAGACGAACATCTACGGGTACTTCTACATGGCGAAGGCCGCGGTTGCTTACCTTCCGAAGGGTGGGGCGATCGTGAACTGCGGCTCGATCACCGGGCTGGAGGGTAATAAGACGCTGATCGACTACGCCAGCACCAAAGGCGCGATCCACGCGTTCACGAAGTCGCTGGCGCAGAACCTCATCGATCGCGGCATCCGGGTGAACTGCGTCTCTCCCGGCCCAATCTGGACCCCGCTGCAGCCGGTGTCGAAGCCGGCGGACAAGGTGGCCGAGCACGGGGCCGGAACTCCGCTCAAGCGACCAGGCCAACCGGAGGAAGTCGCTCCGGCGTTCGTGTTCTTCGCGTCCGAGGCGGACAGCAGCTACATCAACGGCGAGATCCTGACACTTCTCGGCGGCGAGACGCGGGCGGGGTGAGTGGCACGGCAGTTGCAACCCTATTCCGTCATAACGGTGGCCGGGCTGATAAACCCGGCAGGGACGAATCACCAACTTGGAGCGTCATCATGGCCGATACCATTCGCGAGAAGATCGAGAACGCTGGTGAGTCCGTAAAGGACGCCGCAAAGAAGGCCGGTGAGAAGGTTCAGGAGGGGGCCGAAAAGGTGGCCGAGAAGACCGCTGATGCGGCCCATAACGCTGGCCAAGCGGTGAAGGACGCCGGGCAGAAGCTGAAGGACAAGAGCGGCGCGTGACCTCTCCTCCGCGCACTCCAGTGGCC
This region of Gemmata massiliana genomic DNA includes:
- a CDS encoding HAD family hydrolase translates to MGITGVLLDIDGTLVDSNDAHAHAWMKALAEAGVRAEFATVRRLIGKGGDKLLPEVSGIDAESEKGKAISKRRGEIFQTEYLPKLKPTPGARELLARMKKAGLELAVASSAKEDELKALLKVCGADEYIEAATSSDDAENSKPDPDIVHAALEELGHPKEKVILLGDTPYDVEASLKAGIRVVALRCGGWGDADLKGAVAIYDDPADLLARFDDSPFGGDK
- a CDS encoding SDR family NAD(P)-dependent oxidoreductase produces the protein MGDQKVVLVTGATSGIGKATAELLAAKGYRVFGTSRDPQGKTGNGHELLQLDVTSDESVAACVKAVAERTGGRIDVLHNNAGTGIIGAAEEITPEEGMRLFQINFFGIMRMTNTVLPFMRERKAGTVINMSSSGGVAALPFAALYCATKFALEGYTEAIRHELRPFNVAAVIVAPGPVSTPAGEKAMRAEKHIPEYADRRKKADELSLKGIRGGMDPKKVAETILKVVKADWPSPRYTIGMQSRATNLAHGLLPPSTFEAAVRWGVGLG
- a CDS encoding type 1 glutamine amidotransferase domain-containing protein, with translation MATNRILTIVTNVGEYEKVGYRTGLWLGELTHFMDVVEPSGFQCDIASPKGGYVPIDPESLMLQELGHAICLGGAVHKRYEDRAFMDRLKDTMKVADADASKYDAIYMTGGHGVCFDFQNPDLAKLTAAFWEAGKIVSAVCHGPAGLLEVKVGSEYLVKDKNLTGFSWTEEGLAKREKAVPYSLEDELKKRGAKYGKATLPFVSHVVEDGSLITGQNPVSAAAVGEAVAKKLKA
- a CDS encoding cysteine hydrolase family protein → MSGNSENLRGSAPDKHPVALLLVDVINPLDFPEADQLRPHAIPAAKKLAELKGRARKAKVPVVYANDNFGRWRSDLNAVVERCREPGCKGSELVELLRPEKDDYFVLKPKHSAFFSTTLDTLLRYLGTQTLVIGGFAADICVLFTANDAYMRDLRVVIPSDGVASNQAADRDSALALMARVLKADTPRMADIDFASLATE
- a CDS encoding ferritin-like domain-containing protein encodes the protein MSLNSLHDLYVEELKDLYSAENQLLKALPRMAKAATAPELKAAFTEHLTVTQKQVERLDQIFEELGVSPKGKKCKAMEGLIEEGKEIMQEDGEDSVIDAALIAAAQRVEHYEMAGYGCVRTFANLLGYEDAVTLLQETLDEEGEADKKLTELAETVINVEAEEADGEEGEEEEEGEVEAAPNAKKSPPKKPAKK
- a CDS encoding SDR family oxidoreductase: MSQQNQPKGPMKPQSQPKPGLDSAMDPKPKYKAPLYKGADKLKGKAALITGGDSGIGRSVAVLFAREGADVAIVYLPAEQSDAEETKTAVEEEGRKCLLLPGDVQDAKFCRDAVEKTVAEFGRLDVLVNNAAYQETQEKLEDISDEQFDTTFKTNIYGYFYMAKAAVAYLPKGGAIVNCGSITGLEGNKTLIDYASTKGAIHAFTKSLAQNLIDRGIRVNCVSPGPIWTPLQPVSKPADKVAEHGAGTPLKRPGQPEEVAPAFVFFASEADSSYINGEILTLLGGETRAG